The genomic DNA TGCAGAAGATCGAGACGTGCTCGCCGCGGTACGCGTACCGGATGATCCTGCTGCCGCGGTCCGGGCGGGAGCGGAGGGCGAGTTCACTGGCCGTGACGACGCCTCGGTAGTAGCGCGGGTTGTTGTTGTGGTCGCCGTGCTGGTTGTAGTCACCGCGGCCGTCGTCGTCGCCCTGCTGGTGGTCGCCGCGACCACCGTCGTCGTCCTGCTGGTTGTAGTCACCACGGCCACCGTCGTCGTCCTGGCGGCTGATGCCCTGGTCTTCGTCGCCCCACTCGTCGTCGGCCACGGCGGGGGTGACGGCGGCAGCGGTGACGAGCGCACCGGCCGCGACTGCTATACCAAGACGGCGCAGGGAGAGGCTGAGGGACATGGGGGTACCTCCAGGAAATGGGGCGAACTTGACTATTCGCCACATTATGGGGAGGAGGGCGGGGCTCGCTCGCCACGCTGGTCCACACGGGCACGGCCCTGTTTTTTTTAGGGGCGCGGGGAACTGCGCGACCAGCCCCCACCGGCCCGCAGCCAACGAACAACCGCTCTCATCGCAAGGTCAACGTCGCCAGCGCCCCACCACCCTCACCGGCACCCACGTTGGTGAACTCCAACCGCGCCCCCAAAACCTCCGCCTGCCCCAGCGCGATCGTCAACCCCAGCCCATGCCCGGTAGCACCCCCCTCCGTACGAAACCGCTGAGGCCCGTGCTCCACCAAGTACTCCGGAAACCCGTCCCCGTGATCCCGCACGGTCACGACCACCCCGTCCACGGTCACCACAACCGGCCCCCGCCCATGGCGATACGCGTTGGCGACAAGATTCGAGAGCACCCGCTCAAGCCGCCGCCGATCCGTCTCCACCCACGCGTCCCGCACGACGACAACCTCCGCCCCGCTCCCCGACGCCCCCACGACCCGCCCCGCCACCACCCCCAACTGCTCGGTGTCCAGCTCGACTTGCTCCCGCCGGGTATCGAGCCGGGAGATCTCCAGCAGATCCTCCGTGAGCGTGCGGAGCGCCGCGACCCGGTCCCGCACCAGCTCGGTCGGCCGCCCCGGCGGCAGCAGTTCGGCCGCCGCGTGCAACCCGGTCAGCGGCGTCCGCAACTCGTGCGCGACATCCGCCGTGAACCGCTGCTCGGTCAGCAGCTTGCCCTGCAACGACGAGGCCATCGTGTCGAGCGCGGCGGCCACCGCGGCCACCTCGTCCTGAGGCAGGGTCGCGTCCTTCGTACGGGGATCGTCGACCCGCGCGTCCAGGTCACCGGCGCTGATCCGCCGGGCCACCTGCGCGGTGCCGTGCAACCGCCGGGTCACCCGGGTCACCGCGAACGCGCCGACCAGCAGGGTCGCCCCGATCGCCAGCGCCGAGGACCAGACGATCGCCCGGTCCAGTCCGGCGATGGTGTCGGCGCCCTGCGAGTAGTCGACCGCCACGGCGAGCACCCGGTTGCCGGAGGCGGGGCCCGCCGCCCACATCGTGGGGTGCCCCCGGTGCTTTCCGACCATCGTGCCGCGCTCCCCGGCGCCCGCGAGCCGTCGTAGCGGCACGGGCAGGTCCTCGGGATCGACGCCGGCGCCGTGCAGGAGCGAGTCGCCGGCCTCGTACTGCGTCGTCGCCTCCTTCAGCCGCGACAGCGCGAGGCCGCGGGCCTGGCCCACGGTCCGGTCGGTCACCGAGACATGCACGAGTACGCCGAGCAGGGCGGCCAGCGCGCAGCACATCACGGTGATGAACACGGCGGACTTGAAGGCGAGGGTCCCGGCCCAGCGGGGCAGCGCGAGCCTCGTCACGGCGTCGCCGAGACGACGGGCGTCGGTGTCACGCGACGGACTCCGTGCTTGCGGCCGCCCGTGCGCAGGAACTCGTCGTGGGTCAGCAGCATCGCCTTCTGGTCCGCGTCCCAGGTCCACTGCACGCGGTACTCGTACCCCGCCAGCTCCGAAGGCGAGCGGATGATCACCGAACGCCCGGCCAGTTCGACCCCGCTGACCGCGTCGTCGTTGGCCATGACCCGCACGAGCCGGTGTTTCTCGACGGTGTAGACGCGCACGGCGGTCATCTTGGTGGGCAGTAGGCGGAAGCCTAGGGTCAGGTCGTCGCGTCCGTCGCCGGTGAGGTCGCGGTAGTAGGGCTTGAGGACGGGGCACCGGGTCCCGTCTCCGCCGCTCGCGCAGTCGGCGATCCGCTCGGCCGTCCCCCGGTACGGCGCCTTGGAGCCGTCGTAGTCACTGGGGTTCGCGGCGATCTCCGCCCGTACGACGGCGATCGGGTCCACCTCGCGGATGTCGTCCCCGGGGACGGTGATGCCCTTCACGGTCTCCGTGTCCGCCTCGTCGAAGTCGTAGGCGGGGGAGGAGGCGGGCGACAGATTCGGCCAAAGCCTGGCGGGACTGGTCGCCGTCGGGGTGGCCCCCGCGCCCCGCAGCGCGCCGGTGTCACCGCAGGCCGCCACGGTCGCGAGCAGCAGGGCGACGGTGGCGGCGATGCGGACGGGGCGACGGGGTGGCACTGCTCTCCTGCGGGGGCGCTGGTAGGGGACCCGCACACCCTATTCGTACGGAAGTCCTTTTTGTTCACACGTGGGGCCGGGCGGGGGAAACGATTACTCGGCCACTGGCTTGTCGCCTACTCGGCCAGTTCCTCCAGCAGCCGGGCCGTGGACAGTCCCGCCCGCAGGTACTCCACGAACAGTTCGTTGTGGAGCGCCCACGGGGACCGGCGCGAGCGGATCAGCCGTATCGCCTCGTCGGTGGAGTACCCGCGGCGGACCAGCGCGTGGGCGACGACCAGGCCCGACCTGTTGTAGCCGTGATAGCAGCGGACGAGGACCTTCCGCCCCGAGTCCAGCGCGTCGCACGCGGCGACGGCCAGCCGCATCACGCCCGTGAGCTGCGTCCCGTCCAGCGGCCCGTCCGGAATCGGCCACACATGGTGCTCGACACCGGGGTCCGGCCCGTGTCCCGGCAGCCGCAGCAGTGTCTGTACGAGATCGAACTCGTCCCGCACCACCGCGAACTCCAGTTGCCCCGAGCGCCCCCTGAACTCGTGCCCGCCCATCCACAGACCGGGCGTGATCTCGCTCCACGGACTGTCCGGAGCGGGTACGTCGGGTTGCTTCCTGCGCGTCCGCAACGGCGCCTCCCCAAGGCCCAGCGACTGACCCAAAGGTAACCGGCTTCTTGCCCCTTGAGCA from Streptomyces sp. NBC_01478 includes the following:
- a CDS encoding SH3 domain-containing protein; the protein is MSLSLSLRRLGIAVAAGALVTAAAVTPAVADDEWGDEDQGISRQDDDGGRGDYNQQDDDGGRGDHQQGDDDGRGDYNQHGDHNNNPRYYRGVVTASELALRSRPDRGSRIIRYAYRGEHVSIFCKTRGSNVQGNNLWYLLTDGTWAWGSARYIDNIGPAPRWC
- a CDS encoding protein-tyrosine phosphatase family protein, which translates into the protein MRTRRKQPDVPAPDSPWSEITPGLWMGGHEFRGRSGQLEFAVVRDEFDLVQTLLRLPGHGPDPGVEHHVWPIPDGPLDGTQLTGVMRLAVAACDALDSGRKVLVRCYHGYNRSGLVVAHALVRRGYSTDEAIRLIRSRRSPWALHNELFVEYLRAGLSTARLLEELAE
- a CDS encoding HAMP domain-containing sensor histidine kinase, producing the protein MTRLALPRWAGTLAFKSAVFITVMCCALAALLGVLVHVSVTDRTVGQARGLALSRLKEATTQYEAGDSLLHGAGVDPEDLPVPLRRLAGAGERGTMVGKHRGHPTMWAAGPASGNRVLAVAVDYSQGADTIAGLDRAIVWSSALAIGATLLVGAFAVTRVTRRLHGTAQVARRISAGDLDARVDDPRTKDATLPQDEVAAVAAALDTMASSLQGKLLTEQRFTADVAHELRTPLTGLHAAAELLPPGRPTELVRDRVAALRTLTEDLLEISRLDTRREQVELDTEQLGVVAGRVVGASGSGAEVVVVRDAWVETDRRRLERVLSNLVANAYRHGRGPVVVTVDGVVVTVRDHGDGFPEYLVEHGPQRFRTEGGATGHGLGLTIALGQAEVLGARLEFTNVGAGEGGGALATLTLR